Proteins encoded in a region of the Methylobacterium radiotolerans JCM 2831 genome:
- a CDS encoding branched-chain amino acid ABC transporter permease — protein MQLVFILEQVLNGLLIGVQYLLIALGLSLIFSLGGIVNLAHGAFYAIGAYMTVLLTPTIGFGGALVASPLAVAVLGLLIERFLLRRFYRGDPTLGLLLTFGLAMVAEQALRMAFGAAPVPFGIPPWLRGQVFIGDLIYSRYRLSILVVALACVAGLWLLLTRTSFGRVVRAGVQNPDMVAALGISLRPYMTAVVTIAVGLAALAGTMMAPVTGVQPAMGAEILTFAFVVVVIGGLGSFWGVVLAALIVGVVRGLTAYAYPPATEAAVYALMVLVLLLRPRGLFGEHIARFE, from the coding sequence ATGCAGCTCGTCTTCATCCTGGAGCAGGTGCTCAACGGCCTGCTGATCGGCGTGCAGTACCTGCTGATCGCGCTGGGCCTGTCGCTGATCTTCAGCCTGGGTGGGATCGTGAACCTCGCCCACGGCGCCTTCTACGCGATCGGCGCCTACATGACCGTGCTGCTGACGCCGACCATCGGCTTCGGCGGCGCCCTCGTCGCCTCGCCGCTGGCGGTGGCGGTGCTCGGCCTGCTGATCGAGCGGTTCCTGCTGCGGCGCTTCTACCGCGGCGATCCGACGCTCGGCCTCCTCCTCACCTTCGGGCTCGCCATGGTGGCCGAGCAGGCGCTGCGCATGGCCTTCGGGGCGGCGCCGGTGCCGTTCGGGATCCCGCCGTGGCTGCGCGGGCAGGTCTTCATCGGCGACCTGATCTACTCGCGCTACCGGCTCTCGATCCTCGTGGTGGCCCTCGCCTGCGTCGCCGGCCTGTGGCTGCTGCTCACGCGGACCAGCTTCGGGCGCGTGGTCCGGGCCGGCGTGCAGAACCCCGACATGGTCGCGGCGCTGGGCATCTCGCTCCGGCCCTACATGACGGCGGTGGTGACGATCGCGGTGGGGCTCGCGGCGCTGGCCGGGACCATGATGGCGCCGGTCACGGGCGTGCAGCCCGCCATGGGCGCCGAGATCCTGACCTTCGCCTTCGTGGTGGTGGTGATCGGCGGTCTCGGCTCCTTCTGGGGCGTGGTGCTCGCCGCGCTGATCGTCGGCGTGGTCCGGGGCCTCACCGCCTACGCCTACCCGCCGGCCACCGAGGCCGCCGTCTACGCCCTCATGGTGCTCGTCCTGCTGCTGCGCCCGCGCGGCCTGTTCGGCGAGCACATCGCCCGGTTCGAGTGA
- a CDS encoding ABC transporter substrate-binding protein, whose product MTDRYGDSLSRRSLLRAGGAALLAPALASPALSQGQSEVIRIGHLTPRTGFLGPLGEFAVQAAQLAVEEINAAGGIAGRKVELLSEDSVNPQTASAKAERMVQRDRVACLVGEINSASALAISQVAQREKILFINTGANSDALRGSDCKRFMFHVESQNTMMVRACGRALLDRGLIKGRKVYALTADYAFGHDLLKQAKKYFAANDATLVGEDLIPTELTDFSPFLLKLRQAKPDLVICNLAGAQITNFLKQYSEFGLPFPVAGFGFDTALAWGAGPGNFLGTWPVIWHHQIDSPSAKKFVAAFKAKYKKPPENQGWGDYTAMKIVAQSMNELKSTESIKVVEHLESGAKFDIAKVREGYFRPWDHELMQEMFAITALPADQVKNPFDIFTSTGPLPGPGESLEVLATTRDENACTFPA is encoded by the coding sequence ATGACGGACCGGTACGGGGATTCCCTTTCTCGCCGCAGCCTTCTGCGCGCCGGCGGCGCGGCGCTCCTCGCGCCGGCCCTCGCGAGCCCGGCGCTCTCTCAGGGACAGTCGGAGGTGATCCGGATCGGCCATCTGACGCCGCGCACGGGCTTCCTCGGCCCGCTCGGGGAGTTCGCCGTGCAGGCGGCCCAGCTCGCGGTGGAGGAGATCAACGCCGCCGGCGGCATCGCGGGCCGGAAGGTCGAGCTGCTCTCGGAGGACAGCGTCAATCCGCAGACCGCCTCGGCCAAGGCCGAGCGCATGGTCCAGCGCGACCGCGTGGCCTGCCTCGTCGGCGAGATCAACTCGGCCTCCGCGCTGGCGATCAGCCAGGTCGCCCAGCGGGAGAAAATCCTGTTCATCAACACCGGCGCCAACTCGGACGCGCTGCGCGGCTCCGACTGCAAGCGCTTCATGTTCCACGTCGAGTCGCAGAACACCATGATGGTGCGCGCCTGCGGGCGGGCGCTGCTCGACCGGGGCCTGATCAAGGGCCGCAAGGTCTACGCGCTCACGGCCGACTACGCCTTCGGCCACGATCTCCTGAAGCAGGCGAAGAAGTACTTCGCGGCCAACGACGCCACCCTCGTGGGCGAGGACCTGATCCCCACCGAGCTGACCGACTTCTCGCCGTTCCTGCTGAAGCTCCGTCAGGCCAAGCCGGACCTCGTGATCTGCAACCTCGCGGGCGCGCAGATCACCAACTTCCTCAAGCAGTACAGCGAGTTCGGCCTGCCGTTCCCGGTCGCCGGATTCGGCTTCGACACGGCGCTCGCCTGGGGCGCCGGGCCGGGCAACTTCCTCGGTACGTGGCCGGTGATCTGGCATCACCAGATCGACTCGCCCTCGGCCAAGAAGTTCGTCGCCGCCTTCAAGGCCAAGTACAAGAAGCCGCCGGAGAACCAGGGCTGGGGCGACTACACCGCGATGAAGATCGTCGCGCAATCCATGAACGAGCTGAAATCGACCGAGTCGATCAAGGTCGTGGAGCACCTCGAATCGGGCGCCAAGTTCGACATCGCGAAGGTCCGCGAGGGCTATTTCCGCCCCTGGGATCACGAGCTGATGCAGGAGATGTTCGCGATCACCGCCCTGCCGGCCGATCAGGTCAAGAACCCTTTCGACATCTTCACCTCGACCGGCCCGCTGCCCGGCCCCGGCGAGAGCCTGGAAGTGCTCGCCACCACCCGCGACGAGAACGCCTGCACCTTCCCGGCGTGA
- a CDS encoding GntR family transcriptional regulator yields the protein MNSTLALAELPQLARRTLSDTVYEALSDLLASGRLAPGDRLSLRQSAAALGVSVMPVREAVSRLAADGVLEVAPNRVIRVPVMGAPAFRALVETRIAVEGIAVARAAERRTAAELAAIRRAEAAFRAEAEAPEPDRARAVQLNRDLHFAIYGACGLGPLQEIIARLWLKAGPVINLDLRAHPERLLQGFALRRHAEAVAAIEARDGAAAAAAIAADIREAAEFILTRGGLRDVQGED from the coding sequence ATGAATTCCACCCTGGCCCTCGCCGAACTGCCCCAGCTCGCGCGGCGGACCCTGTCCGATACCGTCTACGAGGCCCTGTCGGACCTCCTCGCCTCAGGGCGGCTGGCGCCGGGCGACCGGCTGTCCCTGCGCCAGAGCGCGGCGGCCCTCGGCGTCTCGGTCATGCCGGTGCGCGAGGCGGTGAGCCGGCTCGCCGCGGACGGCGTCCTGGAAGTGGCGCCGAATCGGGTGATCCGGGTACCGGTCATGGGGGCCCCGGCTTTCCGCGCCCTCGTCGAGACACGCATCGCGGTCGAGGGCATCGCTGTGGCGCGGGCCGCCGAGCGTCGGACGGCGGCCGAGCTCGCGGCGATCCGGCGCGCCGAGGCGGCCTTCCGGGCCGAGGCCGAGGCGCCGGAGCCCGACAGGGCGCGGGCCGTTCAGCTCAACCGCGACCTGCATTTCGCGATCTACGGCGCCTGCGGGCTCGGACCCCTGCAGGAGATCATCGCCCGCCTCTGGTTGAAGGCGGGTCCGGTGATCAACCTGGATTTGCGCGCCCATCCGGAACGCCTGCTCCAGGGCTTCGCGCTCCGGCGGCACGCCGAGGCCGTGGCGGCCATCGAGGCTCGGGACGGCGCGGCGGCCGCGGCCGCGATCGCGGCCGACATCCGGGAGGCCGCGGAGTTCATCTTGACCCGCGGCGGCCTGCGGGACGTTCAGGGAGAGGACTGA
- a CDS encoding SDR family oxidoreductase: MDLGIAGLRVVVTAGAAGIGRGIVDAFVEEGARVFACDIDAEALAALPDTVGRSRTDVADRDAVAAMMDQAVEFLGGLDVLVNNAGIAGPTGRVEEITPEDWDRCLTVCLTSQFNCARLAVPHLRQSANASIVNLSSAAGKFGFALRSPYAAAKWGVIGFTKSLAIELGGAGIRVNAILPGLVAGDRQRRVLESKAQQQGTSFADMEARAFSFVSVKEYVTARQLADQILLLCSPRGRTISGQAISIDGDTRMLS; the protein is encoded by the coding sequence ATGGATCTGGGAATTGCCGGCCTGCGCGTCGTGGTGACGGCGGGCGCTGCCGGGATCGGCCGCGGGATCGTCGACGCGTTCGTGGAGGAAGGCGCGCGCGTCTTCGCCTGCGATATCGACGCTGAGGCCCTGGCCGCACTGCCCGACACCGTCGGGCGCAGCCGCACCGACGTCGCCGACCGCGACGCCGTCGCCGCGATGATGGACCAGGCGGTCGAGTTCCTCGGGGGCCTCGACGTGCTGGTCAACAATGCCGGGATCGCCGGCCCGACCGGCCGGGTCGAGGAGATCACCCCCGAGGACTGGGACCGCTGCCTCACGGTCTGCCTGACCAGCCAATTCAACTGCGCGCGGCTGGCGGTGCCGCACCTCCGCCAGAGTGCCAACGCCTCGATCGTCAACCTCTCCTCGGCCGCGGGCAAGTTCGGATTCGCCCTGCGCAGTCCGTACGCGGCCGCCAAATGGGGAGTGATCGGCTTCACCAAGTCCCTGGCGATCGAGCTCGGCGGCGCGGGGATCCGGGTGAACGCGATCCTGCCGGGTCTCGTCGCCGGGGATCGCCAGCGCCGGGTGCTCGAATCGAAGGCCCAGCAGCAGGGCACGAGCTTCGCCGACATGGAGGCGCGGGCGTTCTCGTTCGTGTCGGTGAAGGAATACGTCACGGCGCGGCAGCTCGCCGACCAGATCCTGCTGCTCTGCTCGCCGCGCGGCCGGACGATCTCGGGGCAGGCCATCTCCATCGACGGTGACACGCGGATGCTGTCCTGA
- a CDS encoding IlvD/Edd family dehydratase yields MSDKRRITPADLRSKAWFDNPHNPGMTALYLERYLNYGLTPEELRSGKPLIGIAQTGSDLSPCNRHHIELAKRVREGITAAGGVAFEFPCHPIQETGKRPTASLDRNLAYLSLVEVLYGYPLDGVVLLTGCDKTMPACLMAAATVNIPAISLNVGPMLNGYFHKELTGSGTIVWKARERHAAGDIDFQQFMDIVGSSAPSTGHCNTMGTASTMNALAEALGLALPGSAAIPAPYRERGQAAYATGQRIVEMVWEDLKPSDILTREAFENAIVANAAIGGSTNAPIHINAIAKHIGVPLSCDDWERVGFEIPLLVDMQPAGRWLGEEYFRAGGLPAVFAELIEAGKVHEGALTCNGRTVGENYRGRHSWNRDVIRAYDAPLMERAGFLNLKGTLFDSAIMKTCVISEEFAARYLRNPNDPMAFEGRVMVFDGPEDYHTRIDDPALDIDETTILIMRGAGPIGYPGAAEVVNMQPPGALIRRGVTSLPCIGDGRQSGTSGTPAILNASPEAAAGGGLALLQTGDRIRIDLNRRSADILLPAEELARRRADLAARGGYPYPATQTPWQEIYRDQVEQLDQGMVMKGAVKFQKVAQASGVPRDNH; encoded by the coding sequence ATGAGCGACAAACGCCGGATCACGCCCGCCGACCTGCGCTCGAAGGCCTGGTTCGACAACCCCCACAACCCGGGCATGACCGCCCTCTACCTGGAGCGCTACCTCAATTACGGCCTGACGCCGGAGGAGCTTCGGTCGGGCAAGCCCCTGATCGGCATCGCCCAGACGGGTTCCGACCTCTCACCCTGTAACCGCCACCACATCGAGCTCGCCAAGCGGGTGCGGGAGGGGATCACGGCGGCCGGCGGCGTCGCCTTCGAGTTTCCCTGTCACCCGATCCAGGAGACGGGGAAGCGGCCGACCGCGTCGCTCGACCGCAACCTCGCCTACCTGTCCCTGGTGGAGGTTCTGTACGGCTACCCGCTCGACGGGGTCGTGCTGCTGACCGGATGCGACAAGACCATGCCGGCGTGCCTGATGGCGGCGGCGACGGTCAACATCCCGGCGATCTCGCTGAATGTCGGGCCGATGCTCAACGGCTATTTCCACAAGGAGCTGACCGGCTCGGGCACGATCGTCTGGAAGGCGCGCGAGCGGCACGCGGCGGGCGACATCGACTTCCAGCAGTTCATGGACATCGTCGGGTCGTCGGCACCCTCGACCGGCCATTGCAACACCATGGGCACCGCCTCGACGATGAACGCCCTCGCCGAGGCGCTCGGGCTCGCCCTGCCCGGCTCGGCGGCGATCCCGGCGCCGTACCGCGAGCGCGGCCAGGCCGCCTACGCCACCGGGCAGCGGATCGTCGAGATGGTCTGGGAAGACCTGAAGCCGTCCGACATCCTCACCCGCGAGGCCTTCGAGAACGCCATCGTGGCCAACGCCGCGATCGGCGGGTCGACCAACGCGCCGATCCACATCAACGCCATCGCCAAGCATATCGGCGTGCCGCTGAGCTGCGACGACTGGGAACGGGTCGGGTTCGAGATCCCGCTCTTGGTGGACATGCAGCCTGCCGGCCGCTGGCTCGGCGAGGAGTATTTCCGCGCGGGCGGCCTTCCGGCGGTCTTCGCCGAGCTGATCGAGGCCGGGAAGGTCCACGAGGGCGCCCTGACCTGCAACGGCCGGACCGTCGGCGAGAATTACCGCGGACGGCACAGCTGGAATCGCGACGTGATCCGCGCCTACGACGCGCCGCTGATGGAGCGCGCGGGCTTCCTGAACCTCAAGGGGACGTTGTTCGACTCCGCGATCATGAAGACCTGCGTGATCTCCGAGGAATTCGCAGCCCGCTACCTGCGCAATCCGAACGACCCGATGGCCTTCGAGGGCCGCGTCATGGTGTTCGACGGTCCGGAGGATTACCACACGCGGATCGACGACCCGGCGCTCGACATCGACGAGACCACCATCCTGATCATGCGCGGGGCCGGTCCGATCGGCTATCCGGGGGCCGCCGAGGTGGTGAACATGCAGCCGCCCGGCGCCCTGATCCGGCGCGGCGTCACCTCCCTGCCCTGCATCGGCGACGGCCGGCAATCCGGCACCTCCGGAACGCCCGCCATCCTGAACGCCTCACCCGAGGCGGCCGCAGGGGGCGGGCTTGCGCTGCTGCAGACCGGCGACCGCATCCGCATCGACCTCAACCGCCGGAGCGCCGACATCCTGCTGCCGGCGGAGGAACTCGCCCGCCGGCGCGCGGATCTGGCGGCGCGCGGCGGCTATCCCTACCCGGCGACTCAGACGCCCTGGCAGGAGATCTACCGCGATCAGGTCGAACAGCTCGACCAGGGCATGGTGATGAAGGGGGCGGTGAAGTTCCAGAAGGTCGCGCAGGCCTCCGGGGTCCCGCGGGACAACCACTGA
- a CDS encoding FAD-binding and (Fe-S)-binding domain-containing protein, protein MTEARAHAPTPRAAARLDAGLPRRLAEQLQGEARFDAFTRGRYSTDASIYQIMPAGVVLPRSAADIAATLRIAAEHGAPVILRGGGTSQNGQPIGSGLVVDCSRYFNGVLAYDAEAGTITVEPGMVLERLNTRVKADGWFFPVEPSTATRCTIGGMAGNNSCGARSLRYGKMSDNVLAIEALLHDGEAFGFGLTGNAHPGVNGSDRAAALAARMRGLAEDHRAEIEARYPKVQRRVGGYNLDALIEAQPNLAHLLVGSEGTLAATTAVTLKLSRLPTHRVMGVCHFPSFRAAMETTRHIVGLDPVAVELVDNNVLVLGADIPLFRTTLADITKGKPNCLLLTEFAGDDLATLRRDLERLDACMADHGFPDAVVEVVEPARQRSVWEVREACLNIMMSMKGDAKPVSFIEDCAVPLEHLADYTDAVTEVFTKNGTRGTWYAHASVGCLHVRPILDMKDAGDVRRMRAIAEETSELVRRYKGSYSGEHGDGISRSEFVEPLFGATLTRAFETVKDAFDPDNRLNPGKIVRAPKFDDRSLFRFKPDYTVSAPMKTALDWSDWGGFGSAVEMCNNNGTCRKLAGGAMCPSYRATGEEQHLTRGRANSLRLAISGQLGKDAFTSPEMKRTLDLCVSCKACRRECPTGVDMAKMKIEFLHHYHARHGLPLRERLIAAMPLYAGAAAKLAPLLNLRDRYPALAALSERLAGLSAKRSLPRWRRPWSEQGEPAHAQDVVGDFRDVILFGDTFNRAFERENLEAAERVLRAAGYRLHRIYPSRGRRPLCCGRTWLSAGQTDRARQEARRTLDALLPFLRAGARVVGLEPSCLLTFRDEFAALLPGADSALLAERSFLFEELLATDLTAGRIALPFADQGGRVAHLHGHCHQKSFGAMGSVETVLRAVPGLDLRVIESSCCGMAGAFGYRPESIETSFAMAELSLFPALRAAGPDDLVVADGTSCRHQILDGLGLRAEHVARVLDRALAPRHSIAGHLHIDHRSH, encoded by the coding sequence GTGACGGAAGCGAGGGCGCATGCCCCGACGCCGCGTGCCGCGGCGCGGCTGGATGCCGGATTGCCGCGTAGGCTGGCGGAGCAGCTCCAGGGTGAGGCGCGCTTCGACGCGTTCACCCGCGGGCGCTACAGTACCGACGCGTCGATCTACCAGATCATGCCGGCCGGTGTGGTGCTGCCACGCTCCGCCGCCGACATCGCCGCGACCCTGCGCATCGCTGCCGAGCACGGCGCGCCGGTGATCCTGCGCGGCGGCGGCACCTCGCAGAACGGCCAGCCGATCGGGTCGGGGCTCGTGGTCGACTGCTCGCGGTACTTCAACGGCGTCCTGGCCTACGACGCGGAGGCCGGCACGATCACGGTCGAGCCAGGCATGGTGCTGGAGCGCCTGAACACCCGGGTGAAGGCCGACGGCTGGTTCTTCCCGGTCGAGCCTTCGACGGCGACCCGCTGCACCATCGGCGGCATGGCGGGCAACAATTCTTGCGGGGCCCGCTCCCTGCGCTACGGCAAGATGAGCGACAACGTTCTGGCGATCGAGGCGCTGCTCCACGACGGTGAGGCCTTCGGCTTCGGCCTGACCGGCAACGCTCATCCGGGCGTGAACGGATCGGATCGGGCCGCGGCGCTGGCCGCGCGGATGCGCGGCCTCGCCGAGGACCACCGCGCCGAGATCGAGGCGCGCTACCCCAAGGTTCAGCGCCGTGTCGGCGGCTACAACCTCGATGCGCTGATCGAGGCCCAGCCGAACCTCGCGCACCTGCTCGTCGGTTCCGAGGGCACGCTGGCCGCGACCACCGCGGTGACGCTGAAGCTCTCGCGCCTGCCGACGCACCGGGTGATGGGCGTGTGCCACTTCCCGTCCTTCCGGGCCGCCATGGAGACGACGCGGCACATCGTCGGCCTGGATCCGGTGGCGGTCGAGCTCGTCGACAACAACGTCCTCGTGCTCGGCGCCGACATCCCGCTGTTCCGCACGACGCTCGCCGACATCACCAAAGGCAAGCCGAACTGCCTGCTCCTGACCGAGTTCGCCGGAGACGACCTCGCGACCCTCCGGCGCGACCTGGAGCGACTCGACGCCTGCATGGCCGATCACGGCTTTCCGGACGCCGTCGTGGAGGTGGTCGAGCCCGCCCGCCAGAGATCGGTCTGGGAGGTCCGCGAGGCCTGCCTCAACATCATGATGTCGATGAAGGGGGACGCCAAGCCGGTCTCCTTCATCGAGGACTGCGCCGTCCCGCTGGAGCACCTCGCCGACTACACGGACGCGGTGACGGAGGTCTTCACCAAGAACGGCACCCGCGGCACGTGGTACGCCCACGCCTCGGTCGGTTGCCTGCATGTCCGCCCGATCCTCGACATGAAGGACGCCGGCGATGTCCGGCGGATGCGGGCGATCGCGGAGGAGACCTCCGAGCTGGTGCGTCGCTACAAGGGTTCGTATTCCGGCGAGCACGGCGACGGCATCTCGCGCTCGGAATTCGTGGAGCCGCTCTTCGGCGCGACCCTCACCCGCGCCTTCGAGACCGTGAAGGACGCGTTCGACCCGGACAACCGACTCAACCCCGGCAAGATCGTGCGGGCGCCGAAATTCGACGATCGCAGCCTGTTCCGGTTCAAGCCGGACTACACGGTCTCGGCCCCGATGAAGACCGCTCTGGACTGGTCGGACTGGGGCGGCTTCGGCTCCGCCGTCGAGATGTGCAACAACAACGGCACCTGCCGGAAGCTCGCCGGCGGCGCGATGTGCCCCTCCTACCGGGCCACCGGGGAGGAGCAGCACCTGACCCGCGGGCGGGCCAATTCGCTGCGGCTCGCCATCTCGGGCCAGCTCGGAAAGGACGCCTTCACCAGCCCGGAGATGAAGCGCACCCTCGATCTCTGCGTGTCCTGCAAGGCCTGCCGCCGCGAGTGCCCGACCGGCGTCGACATGGCCAAGATGAAGATCGAGTTCCTGCACCACTACCACGCCCGCCACGGGCTTCCCCTGCGGGAGCGCCTCATCGCGGCGATGCCGCTCTATGCCGGGGCCGCCGCGAAGCTGGCGCCGCTCCTCAATCTGCGGGACCGATACCCGGCCCTCGCCGCCCTGTCGGAGCGACTCGCCGGCCTCTCGGCCAAGCGCTCGCTGCCGCGCTGGCGCCGGCCCTGGAGCGAGCAGGGCGAGCCCGCCCACGCGCAGGACGTCGTCGGGGATTTCCGCGACGTGATCCTGTTCGGCGACACCTTCAACCGCGCCTTCGAGCGGGAGAACCTCGAGGCGGCCGAGCGCGTGCTGCGGGCCGCGGGCTACCGGCTGCACCGGATCTACCCGTCCCGCGGCCGGCGTCCCCTCTGCTGCGGCCGGACCTGGCTCTCCGCCGGCCAGACCGACCGGGCGCGCCAGGAGGCGCGCCGCACCCTCGACGCGCTGCTGCCGTTCCTCCGCGCGGGCGCCCGCGTGGTCGGCCTGGAACCGTCCTGCTTGCTCACCTTCCGGGACGAGTTCGCAGCGCTGCTGCCGGGCGCGGACTCGGCGCTGCTGGCCGAGCGGTCGTTCCTGTTCGAGGAGTTGCTGGCGACCGACCTGACGGCGGGCCGGATCGCGCTGCCGTTCGCCGACCAGGGCGGCCGCGTCGCGCATCTGCACGGGCACTGCCACCAGAAATCCTTCGGCGCGATGGGCTCGGTCGAGACGGTGCTCCGGGCGGTCCCGGGGCTCGACCTGCGGGTCATCGAATCGAGTTGCTGCGGGATGGCGGGCGCCTTCGGCTACCGGCCGGAATCGATCGAGACGTCCTTCGCGATGGCGGAGCTGTCGCTGTTCCCCGCCCTGCGCGCCGCCGGGCCCGACGATCTCGTGGTCGCCGACGGGACGAGCTGCCGCCATCAGATCCTTGACGGGCTGGGTCTCCGGGCGGAACATGTGGCTCGCGTGCTGGATCGGGCCCTCGCGCCTCGACACTCCATTGCCGGGCACCTACACATAGACCACAGGTCGCACTGA
- a CDS encoding GntR family transcriptional regulator encodes MNKIEPGIGISRRYLHDEVAERMRELIRSGEMEPKARINEGELTERFGISRTPLREAIKILATEGLLELLPNRGARVASISDGELEEMMEVIAGLEATAGDLACRTITDADIDALVVDHDAMVEAWKAGDEAGYFSHNRRIHEGIMAASRNTILANIYESLSGRIQRSRYSAHQTPEQWARAVSEHERMIALLRARDGAALAVLMREHIRGKKSVIAANYGAAETA; translated from the coding sequence ATGAACAAAATCGAGCCTGGGATCGGAATCAGCCGCCGCTACCTCCACGACGAGGTCGCCGAGCGCATGCGCGAGCTGATCCGGTCCGGCGAGATGGAGCCGAAGGCGCGGATCAACGAGGGCGAGCTGACCGAGCGCTTCGGGATCTCGCGGACCCCGCTCCGCGAGGCGATCAAGATCCTGGCGACGGAGGGTCTCCTCGAGCTGCTCCCGAACCGCGGGGCCCGCGTCGCCAGCATCTCGGACGGCGAGCTCGAGGAGATGATGGAGGTGATCGCCGGCCTCGAGGCGACGGCCGGCGACCTCGCCTGCCGGACGATCACCGACGCCGACATCGACGCCCTGGTGGTCGATCACGACGCGATGGTCGAGGCCTGGAAGGCCGGCGACGAGGCCGGCTACTTCAGCCACAACCGCCGGATCCACGAGGGGATCATGGCGGCGAGCCGCAACACGATCCTCGCCAACATCTACGAGAGCCTGTCGGGCCGGATCCAGCGCTCGCGCTACTCCGCCCACCAGACCCCGGAGCAGTGGGCCCGCGCGGTCTCCGAGCACGAGCGGATGATCGCGCTGCTGCGCGCCCGCGACGGTGCCGCCCTGGCCGTGCTGATGCGCGAGCACATCCGCGGGAAGAAGTCGGTGATCGCCGCCAATTACGGTGCCGCGGAGACGGCCTGA
- a CDS encoding class I SAM-dependent methyltransferase, with protein MLKDVVRSAGRRAGVDIFRASREAFRWSHTVHDYYPVVPSSRWTPGRAPHGQLKAVLGRSHAAYDRFLTELEAQADLLHSVPHDAPMAGAATPHWNNTWFTALDGAALMTMLAWKRPARFFEIGSGCSTCFARHAIDTLTLPTRITSIDPMPRREIDALCDWTVRSPLEACDLKIFEELKAGDILFFDGSHRSFANSDVTVFFFEVMPRLAPGVIVQIHDIFIPDDYPSAWNCRLYNEQYLLAAMLLCGAPPFRVTVPVMYICQDPAMSARVRTVFAARGAGPDIPFLYANDSRTPGASFWFEMTGMPG; from the coding sequence ATGCTGAAGGACGTCGTCAGGAGCGCGGGCCGCCGGGCGGGAGTGGATATCTTCCGGGCGAGCCGGGAGGCGTTCCGCTGGAGCCACACGGTCCACGACTACTACCCCGTCGTGCCGTCGTCGCGCTGGACGCCGGGCCGGGCGCCGCACGGCCAGCTCAAGGCGGTGCTCGGCCGGTCCCACGCGGCCTACGATCGCTTCCTCACCGAACTCGAGGCGCAAGCGGACCTGCTGCACAGCGTCCCGCACGACGCCCCAATGGCCGGCGCCGCCACACCCCACTGGAACAACACGTGGTTCACCGCCCTCGACGGCGCCGCGCTGATGACGATGCTGGCCTGGAAGCGCCCCGCGCGATTCTTCGAGATCGGCTCCGGCTGCTCCACCTGCTTCGCGCGGCACGCGATCGATACCCTGACGTTGCCGACGCGGATCACCTCCATCGATCCGATGCCGCGCCGCGAGATCGACGCCCTCTGCGACTGGACCGTGCGCAGCCCGCTCGAAGCCTGCGACCTGAAGATCTTCGAGGAACTGAAGGCCGGCGACATCCTGTTCTTCGACGGATCGCACCGCTCCTTCGCCAATTCGGACGTGACCGTGTTCTTCTTCGAGGTCATGCCGCGCCTCGCGCCGGGCGTGATCGTGCAGATCCACGACATCTTCATCCCGGACGACTACCCGTCCGCGTGGAACTGCCGGCTGTACAACGAGCAGTACCTGCTCGCGGCGATGCTGCTGTGCGGCGCGCCGCCGTTCCGGGTAACCGTGCCGGTGATGTACATCTGCCAGGACCCTGCCATGAGCGCCCGGGTCAGGACGGTGTTCGCCGCCCGCGGCGCCGGCCCCGACATCCCGTTCCTCTACGCGAACGACTCGCGCACGCCGGGCGCGTCGTTCTGGTTCGAGATGACCGGGATGCCCGGCTGA